The following are encoded in a window of Gavia stellata isolate bGavSte3 chromosome 17, bGavSte3.hap2, whole genome shotgun sequence genomic DNA:
- the LOC104256125 gene encoding olfactory receptor 5G3-like — MAESNCTQVTEFSLTGFTEDPVTQVTLFLMFLLTYLVTILGNLGMMALIRASPQLRSPMYYFLGNLAFVDLCSSTIITPKMLVDFISEKKGIAYAGCVAQVFIFDLFGMTECFLLATMAYDRYVAICHPLVYPLVMSPKCCFQLVTGSYLIGLTNGMGQTIGMSNLSFCGPSIIDLFFCDISPLISLSTSDTTLSHIILRTSASLFGVSSSLVVLVSYVAIISAILSINSAEGKRKAFSTCASHLTTVSIFYGTSLFMYLKPSADSSRGDKWAAVLYTVVTPMLNPVIYSLRNKEVKEALRSLTKIK, encoded by the coding sequence ATGGCAGAAAGCAATTGCACCCAAGTGACTGAGTTCAGCTTAACGGGGTTCACAGAGGACCCAGTGACTCAGGTCACCCTCTTTCTGATGTTTCTGCTCACCTACCTTGTCACCATCCTGGGGAACCTTGGGATGATGGCGTTAATCAGGGCCAGCCCTCAGCTCCGCTCCCCCATGTATTATTTCCTGGGCAACCTGGCTTTTGTAGACCTCTGCTCTTCCACCATCATCACCCCCAAGATGTTGGTTGACTTTATATCAGAGAAGAAGGGCATTGCTTACGCTGGGTGCGTGGCTCAGGTGTTCATTTTTGATCTTTTTGGGATGACCGAATGCTTCCTGCTGGCTACGATGGCGTATGACCGTTACGTGGCCATTTGCCATCCCCTGGTGTATCCCCTTGTCATGTCCccaaaatgctgtttccagctgGTGACAGGGTCATATCTCATAGGGCTGACAAATGGCATGGGACAGACTATCGGCATGTCCAATTTATCCTTCTGCGGTCCCAGCATCATCGACCTGTTCTTCTGTGACATTTCCCCTCTGATATCCCTCTCAACCTCCGACACCACCCTCAGCCACATTATCCTAAGAACTTCAGCATCTTTATTCGGTGTATCCAGCAGCCTGGTTGTCCTGGTCTCCTACGTGGCCATCATCTCTGCCATCCTGAGCATCAATTCAGCCGAGGGCAAGCGCAAAGCCTTCTCCACCTGTGCCTCCCACCTCACCACTGTGAGCATCTTCTACGGGACGTCGCTTTTCATGTACTTAAAGCCCAGCGCAGACAGCTCAAGAGGAGATAAATGGGCTGCGGTGCTCTACACCGTGGTGACTCCCATGCTGAACCCCGTGATCTACAGCTTGAGGAATAAGGAGGTGAAGGAGGCTTTGAGGAGCCTCACAAAAATAAAGTGA